A stretch of DNA from Vicinamibacterales bacterium:
GATCGTGCGCAAGACGGAGCTGCGGCTGGAGGACTTGTATCTGGCCGACGGCGCGTATCGCTACACCGCGGGATGGCACGTGCCCGGGGCGGTGGCGACGGCCGCCGGCTGCGCCGCGGCCTGGTCGGGCGTAGTGATCCCGGCCCTGCGTCCCGTGTACGACTACGCCTGGTTCATCGGTTTCGCCGTGGCGGCTGTCGTCTACCTGGCGCTGGTGCGGCAAGGGACCAGGTCTGCAAACGGGCAGTCCCGGGTGCCAGGTCTGTAGAGCGGCAGTTCCCCGTCTCCCGGTGCCAGGTCTGTAGAGCGGCAGCCCCCGGTGCCAGGTCTGTGAACCGACAGTGTCCCGGTGCCAGGTCTGTAGAGCGGCAGGCCCCGGTGCCAGGTCTATGGAGCGCCAGCTCCCGGGTGCCAGGTCTGTAAACCGGCGGCCGCACGTGAGCAGACGGGCAGCCTCGGCGATCCCACGTGCGTAAACCGCCGTCCGGGCTGACAGGCTGCGTGGCAGAATCTGCGCTATGGCACCGCGATGCGCCGTTTCGTAGACCTGGCCCCCGCACTGGCGGCGGCGCTGGCGGTGCACGGCGCCGCCGCGGCCGCGCAGGCGCCCACGACGTTCGACGCCGAGTACGCCCGACTGACGCAGGGACGCACCTACACCCGCGACGTGAAGACGGGAGCGCTGAAGCGCAAGCACGGCGCCCACGCATACTGGCTCGTCGTCCCCCCGTCCTACGATCCCGCGAAGAAGTATCCGGTCCGGTTCCAGCTGCACGGCGGGGTGATGCGCGACGATCCGTCGCTCCGCGGCGACGGCACCGTCCGCCTCGCGGGAGCCGAGCAGATCTACATCATGCCCGCGGGCTGGAGCGAGGCGCCGTGGTGGAGCGACACGCAGGTCGCCGCGTTGCGCGGGATCCTCGAGGACGTCAAGCGCGATTACAACGTGGATGAGAACCGGGTCGTGATCTCGGGCGTCTCCGACGGCGGCACCGGCGTGTTCTACGTCGCCATGCGGGACACGACGCCGTATGCCGCGTTCGTTCCGCTGAACGGCTACGTGCTCGTGCTGCGGAATCCCCAGCTCGAGATCCGCACCAGTCTGTTTCTCAACAACCTGCGAAACAAGCCACTCTACGTCGTCAACGGCGGCAAGGACCCGTTGTACCCGATCGAACTGGTCGAGCCGTCGATCGCGTACATGCGCGAGCTCGGCGTCCCGATCGAATACCGCCCGCAGCGCGACGCCGGCCACGACACCAGCTGGTGGCCGACGCTGAAGGACGACTTCGAGCGCTTCGCCGCGTCGCGGCCGCGCGTGCCGCTGCCGGATCGGCTCACGTGGGAAGTGTCGGACACGCGGACCCTCAACCGCGCGCACTGGCTCGTGATCGACGCGCTGGGCAGCTCGGCGTCCGACGCCAGGCTCGACGACCCCAACGTCGCCGGCGGGCAACGCGTCTTCACAAACGCCAGGTCGGGCCGCGTCGATCTCGTGCGATCGAAGAACACGATCCACGCGTCGACGCGCGGGGTGAAGGAGTTCACCCTGCTGCTGTCGCCGGAACAGTTCGACTTCACCCAGAACGTCGTCGTCAACGTCAACGGACGCGTGGCGTTCGACGGACGGGTCGACAAGAACGTCGATACGCTGCGCAAGTGGGCGTCGCGGGATAACGATCGAACGATGCTGTTCGCGGCCGAGATCAAAATCAGGCCGTGAAGCGCGAGGAGCGAGGCGCGAGGAGCGAGGAGCGAGGATCGACGAGCGAGGAGCGGGCCTCGACGTCAGACGTCGCGCAGCGCCGCGATCGGATCGACCCGGGTGGCGCGGCGCGCCGGAACGTAGCACGCCAGCAGCGCGACCGCCGCAAGCACGCCGGCGGAGGCGGCGAACACCGTCGCGTCGCGCGGCGTCACGCCGAACAGCAGCGATTGCAGGTAGCGAGTCAGCAGCGCGGCTCCGCCGATTCCGAGAGCGATGCCGGCCACCGTGGTCCGCAGCCCCTCGCCGAGCACCAGCGTGAGAATCGATCCAGGACCCGCGCCGAGCGCCTGCCGGATGGCGAGCTCGCGCCTGCGCTCCGCGACCGCCGACGACAGCACCCCGTAGATGCCGATCGCCGAAAGCACCAGCGCGGCCGCTCCAAACAGCGCCAGCAGCACGGTCGGCGTGCGCCGCGGCTGCAGTGACCGCCGGCGCCATTCGTCCAGCGGCCGCACCTGCGAGATGGCCTGCTCGGGATCGACCGTCTGAACCGCCGCGCGCAGCTGCGGCGCGATCGACGCGGGATCGACCGACGTCTTGACCACGATGCCCATGACCGATTGCGCCACCTGGCCGACGTTGAAGTAGATGCGCTCCTCGGGCACCGGCCGCGCCAGATCTCCCTGGTTGATCGTGCCGACGACCCCGACAATCGTGTAGTTGCGCGGGCTGTCGAAGTTGAGCTGCCGACCGATCGGATCGGCGCCGGCGAAGTGGCGGCGCGCGAGCAGCTCGTCGATCACGACCACGCGCGAGGCGGACGCCGTGTCGCCGTCGTTGAACACGCGTCCGGCGCGCAGCGGGATCTCCAGCGCGCGGAAGAAGTCGCCGCCGACGGTGTTGAGGAACGCGTGCGGCGGCGGATCGGTCGGCGCGATCGGACGATCGACGATGCGATAGGTGCCCGAGCCGTCCTGTCCCGAGAACGGGACGGCGCCGGTGAGCGCCGCCGCGCGGACGCCGGGAATGCCGCGGAGTTCGCCGAGCAGCCGGGACCAGAAGGCGCGCATCGCCGCCGCGTCGCGGTACCGCGCGCGCGGCAGTGCAAGCTGCGCCGACAATACGCGCTCGCTCGCGAAGCCGGGATCCACCCGGGTGACGCGCGCGAAGCTCTTCATCAGCAGCCCGGCGCCGGCGACCAGCGTCACGGCGACGGCGATCTCGGCGACGATCAGCGCCGCCCGTGCCGTTCGGGTTCGCCGTCCGGGCGAGGCGCGGCCCGCATGCTCTTTCAACGCCGTTGCCGTTGCGCCGCGGAGCACCGTCAGCGACGGCACCACGCCGAACACGACGCCGGTCAACAGGGCGACGGCCGCGGTGAACGCGAGCGCCGCCGGATCGACGGCCGCACCCGAGGCGGAGGGGATCTGGTCGGCGACCATCGCCGCGAGCCCGCGCACCGCGAAGACGGCGACGGCGAGTCCGGCGGCGCCGCCGAGCGCGGACAGCACGGTGCCTTCGACCAGCAGTTGCCGCACGATCCGCCACGGGCTCGCGCCGAGCGAGCTGCGGATGGCGAGTTCGCTGCCGCGGCCGGTCGCGCGCATCAGCAGCAGGCTGGCGACGTTGGCGCAGGCGATGAGCAGCACCAGCAGCACGCCGCCCTGCAGCAGCAGCAGCGGCGTCCGCGCCTCGCCGACGAGCTGTTCGCGCAGCGGCACGGCCACGCCCGTGAACCCCGAGTTGCGCATGTATGCGGCGCGCGCCGGCAGGCGGTCGATCAGCCGCGAGACGATGGCCCGCATCTGCGCGTTCAGCTGATCGATCGTCGCCCCCGGGCGCAGCCGCGCGATCATGAAGCTGAACTCGTTGCCGCGGGCCTGGTCGGACATCTGCCCGGGCGTGAAGGCGAACGGCGTCAGCAGCGCGACGTCGCGCAGCGGCAGATCGAGGTCGGCCGGCAGCACGCCGACGATCTCATGCGGCTCGCCGTCGAGCTGTATGGAGCGGCCGATGATGCCGGGATCGCCGCCGAACCGTCCGCGCCACGCCGCGTCGGTGAGGATCACGCGACGGTTCGCGCCAGGAACGGCTTCGTCCGCGGTGAAGGCGCGCCCGAGCGCCGGACCGCGTCCCAGCGTCGAGAAGAACGATGGTGTGACCGCCAGCGCAACGAGCTGTTCGGGGCGCCCGGCCGCGGAGAGGGTGGCATTGCGCGGCGTGAACAACGTCGCGTCCTCGATGGCCGGCGCGTCGGCGCGGCGATCGAGATAGTCGGGGATCGCGACGTTGGTGCGCCCGCCGTCCTTGCCGGAGTTCCAGATGAACACCAGCCGGCCGGCGTCGCGGTACGGCAGCGGACGCAGCAGCGCCCGATAGACCAGACTGAAGATCGCCGCGTTCGCGCCGATGCCGAGCGCGAGCGTCAGGACGGCGACGAACGTGAACTGCGGCTGCTTGCCGAGCGAGCGCAGCGCGTAGCGGAAATCCATGAGGGCTTAGATGCGCCCCCGTCCCGCAGGGTTGACAGACGCGGTGACCGGTGATCCCGTTGCAGGACCCGGTCACCCGTCGCCGGGTTCCCGGCTACCAGCGCGGCTCGCGACGGCCGCCGCGCCCGCCGCCGCCACCGCCGCCGTAGCCGCCACCGCCGCCGTAGCCGCCGCCGCCGCCGTAGCCGCCGCCGCCGCGGTAGCCGCCGCCGCCTTCACTGCGCTCGGCGCGCGGGCGCGCCTCGTTGACCGTGAGATTGCGTCCGCCGAAGTCCTTGTTGTGCAGCGTGTCGATCGCGCGCTGCGCGTCTTCGTCGGTCGCCATCTCGACGAAGGCGAAGCCGCGGGCGCGGCCGGTCGCCATGTCGCGCATCACCTTCACCGACTCGACTGCGCCGGCGCCGGCGAACAGCTCCTGCAGCTCCGCCTCGCCTGCCGTGAAGGGAAGGTTGCCGACGTAGAGTCTCCGACCCATGACTGATTACTCCTGCCCCGTGAGGGGACCATGGACCGGATCGTCAGCGTCCGGTCGTTGTGCGGGAAACCTGCTGGGCGGGGCTCGGAGCTCTATACAAGGAGGCGGGCTGTCGTCCAACCTGACGCGCCCAGCCTAGCACAGTCGGCCATAATCTCCTCCGATGGGACGCGCGCGGAGGGCCCGACAGGAGCGGCAGGGGGAAAAGACGGCAGGATCGCGCGCCGGCGGATGGGGCAAGTACGCAGCGGCGGCGCTGGCGATCGTCGCGCTCGCGCTGGCGGCGTCCCGGCTGCTCGTCCGCACCCAGGTGAACTGGAAGGACGGGTCCCCGGCCTGGTCGCCCGACGGCAGGCGAATCGCGTTCTACTCCGAGCGCGACGGCAACGCCGAGATCTACCTCATGAACGCGGACGGCACCGGCGTCCGCCGGCTCACACGCTCGCGCGCCGACGAGGGCTATCCGGCGTGGTCCCCGGACGGGCGGACGATTTCGTTCGATTCCGATCGCGACGGCAACTTCGACGTGTTCGCCATGGATGCCGACGGCAGCAACGTCCGCCCGCTCACCCGGCACGGCGCGCGCGACGTGTCCGCGGTCTGGACGCCGGACGGCACGTCGATCGTGTTCATGTCGGATCGCGAAGACGGCGGGTTCGACCTCTATCGCGCGGCGGCGGATCCATCCGCGGCCGCGACGCGCGTCACGCGCACCGGATCGGCATGGTTCCCGGTCTTCTCGCCGGACGGAACGACGCTGGCGTTTCACGTCGGCCGCGACGTCCACACCATGCGTCTCCCGAGCCATGTCGAGCGGCCGGCATCCGGCGGCGAGCTCCGCCGGCTGACGACCGATCCGGCCAACGGGATGTATCCGTCGTGGGCGCCGGACGGCAAGCGCCTGGCCTTCATGAGCTGGCGGAACGGGAAGACCGAGATCTTCACGATGAACGCGGATGGATCCGATCAGAAGACACTGGTCTCGATGGATCGCGGCGACGCGATCGATCCGCGCTGGTCTCCGGATGGATCACGGATCGCCTTCGTCCACATGCCGGACGGAATGAACGGGAGCGCGGCGATCGTCTGCACGGTCAATGCGGACGGCACGGCGCTGCGTCACCTACGATAGCCAGCGGCTGCCCTGCCGGCGGCGCAGCCGCGGACCGGCGATGAGGGCGAGCCCGTACAACGCGAATCCAACGAACAGCGTGGCCGGCTGTCCCGCGCGGAAGTCCTCGAGCAGGAACTTCAGGCCGGTCAGCAGGAGGAGCGGGTACACCAGCCACGCCCCCTCGACGACGGACCAGAAGCGGTCGGCCAACGCCAGCGTCAGGATCGCCGCGACGAGCAGCGCCGTCCGAACCGTCGCGACGAGGCCCGGCGATGGCGCGCCGGGGCTCGACGGAGGCAGGATCCAGCCGACCGTCACGCCAAGCACACCGCCCAGCAACAGCACGAGCACGAGCAGGCGCGGCAGGCGACGCTCGTCGGAATGCGCGTTCGCGGCTGCCTCGAGGCCCAGCCCCCACATGGCGGCACCGCAGAGGACGAGGACGGCGAGCATCGCGACGGAAGGTCTGCCCTCCGGCACGAATGGCAGCCCCAGACCGTAGAGCACGTGCGGGAGCAGGCCGGTCGTGACGACGGCAGCCGTCAGGTAGACCGCCGCGTGAGCGCGGTAGGTGACGCGTCTGGACAGCCGTCCGGCCCACGCGGCAATCACCCCGAACACGGCGTAAACCGGCCCGACACTGGCCGGGGACACCTCGATCGCGCCGCCCACCACGGCGAGCACCAGCCCTGCGGACGTGTAGAACAGGTAGTTCCGGCGGCGGCTCTCCCGGCGTTCGACGAAGACCGCCGCCGCGGCGTAGCAGCTCGCGGCGAGAAGGAGGATCGCCGCGCCGAGCGGAAGCCCGCCGCTGCCGACCATGCGCGTCAGGTAGACCGCGCCGCCCAGCCCGGCGCCCGCCACCCCGATCGACTGCGCCACTTCGAACGGGATGACGTCGCGGTTGAGCACGAGCGTGCGCGCGGCAAAGCTGCCGAGGTATGCGACGAGCAACAGGATCTGAGCGCCGAACCCGATGGCCGGCGTGTCGGCCGCGCCGGCGACGGCGCGAAGCGACAGGATGAGGATTGCCAGATCCGCCAGCAGCGCGGCCGGCCAGCGAAGCAGCGTCCAGTCGAGCACGTACCCGAGCCACAACGTCGCCACCCCAAGGAGCACCAGGAACAGCGCGAACGGGCCGAGTTGCGCGGTGCTCACCACAAGCGCCGTGGCCGTCGCCATTCCGCCCATCGTCGCGACCCACGCGAGGCCGTGCAGGCGCCGCCGCCAGCTGACCGCCAGCGCCAGAGCGGTGCAGGCACTCAGGGCGACCGCGGCGGGCGCGGCGCCGAGGAAGTGGTAACGGGTCGTCGCCTCGAAGAGCAGCGGGAACGCGATCAGGACGAACGCCAGGCCGTGGAACGTGGCACTCGCACTGCGCGCATGGCCGCCCGCGCGGTCGGCCATGGCGATCCACGACGCCGCAAACGCCAGGCCGAGGAGGACGCCGAGGCCTGCGTCGAGCGGGCCCGACTCGGTCAGGGCACGCAGCAGGAACGCGCCTGCGAGCACGAGAAGCGTGCGGCCGAGCAGGGCGACGAGAGAGCCGACGTCGGGCATCCCACCGGGCGGATGGGCGGCGACCCGCGGGACGGCCTGGTCCGGCGCGCCGGCGGCGCGTCCGGCTGCGACGGGCTCTCGGGCCTCGAGACGATCGAGGCGCCGCTCGATCGCCGTGAGGCGGCCATCGACCAGCTCCCACTTCACCTCGAGCGGTTCGATCTCGGAGAGCCGAACTGACATGGCGCCTCCTCACAACGGCCCGGCCGGCAACGAGAAGCCGCGGCTTTCCTCAAGCCTCGTGGCCGGACAGCTGCTCCTTGTCGGACCACGGGGGGAGCACCTTCAGCAGCACGGCCAGAATCGCGAACGGCAGCAGCATGATGACGATCGCGGGCAGGAGCCCCTCGCGCGTCGCGAATCCCATCTTGTAGGTCGTGTATCCCAGCAGGCTCTTCGAGAACAGCTGGCCGCCGATGACGACGTTCCACCGCATGGCGAAGATGCCGATCAGGGTCAGCGTGCCGGCGACGGCGTAGATGCGCCGCCGCGCCACGTCGTTGAACCGTACGAGCTGGACGGCCGCCAGCATGAGGATCGGGGCGATCGTGCCGAGGCAGATCTGCACCACGATGTGCGAGACGAACAGCCGCGTCTTCACCATGAAGTCGAGCGCGCCGAAGGAGTCGCCGGCCTCGTAGATCCGGTGGATCAGGTCGAGCGTCTCGAGCGAGAAGTCGATGACGAACGCATAGAACAGGTAGCGCGCGATCGTGTCGAGGCACACCATGTCGATGCGCGTGCCGCGGCGCCACGAGAGCGCCATGTAGAGCAGCATCACGATGGCGATGCCGGAGACGATCGCCGAGAACAGGAAGACCACCGGCATGAGCGGCGTGGACCACCAGGGGTTGGCCTTGACCGACCCGAAGATGAACCCGACGTACCCGTGCAGGAGGAACGCCGACGGGATGCCGACGATGGTGATGATTCGCCCGAGGCGGTCGTCCAGACGGAGGGCCTCGGGGCTGACGTCGTCCGACCACAGGGTCAGCGCGCCGTAGAACCACCGCCTGACGCCGGTGCTGGCCTTCCACGTCTGTACGAGGTAGAGGCGATAGTCGAACCAGATCTCGAGCACGAGCACGCCCATCAGGTACCAGAGGTAGACGAAGCCGAACATCGCCATCGCCGAATCGGTGTGGGGCGTGATCATCATCTCGAACGACCGCTCGGGATGTCCGAGGTGCATCTGCAGCGGCAGCGGGGCGACGATCAGGAACGCCAGAGCGGTCAGCAGGGCGAGGCGGTACGTCGGACGGACGGCGGCCACGTTGAACACCCGCTCGAGCGAGGCCAGGATGAAGGCGCCGGCGACGAGTCCCGTCAGGAACGGGTAGATGACGATGAGCACGCTCCACTGGAGCTCGATCTCGTTCGGATAGATGAAGCCTTCGACGCCTGGCATGTCTCCCCCTCAGCGGACGGCGCCGTCAAGGCCGTTGTAGTAGACCTTGGCACCCGTCGCCAGTTCCGGCTTGAGCACGTGAATCCTGTGCGTGCGGAGGAACTCGTGCACCGGATCCTTCGGGTCCTTGAAGTCGACGAGTTTCCGGGCCCCGGTCGGACAGACTTCGGCGCACGCGGTCGTCAGCCCCTGCGTGATGCGGTGATAGCAGAGCGTGCACTTGTCGGCGGTGTGCGTCCGCGGATCGATGAACCGGCAGCCGTACGGACACGCCTGGACGCAGTAGCGGCATCCGACGCAGCGTTCCTTGTCGACGAGCACCACGCCGTCGGGGCTGTCGAACGTCGCACCCACCGGGCAGACCTGCGTGCAGGGCGAGTCCGCGCAGTGGTTGCACATCTTGGGGACGAAGAAGGTCTTGAATCGCCCCCCGGGGTTGTCGATCTGCGGAAATCCGTCGTAGCCGCCGTTGGGTGAGTCGACGAGCGGGTGCTCGGGATCGGCGGGGTCGACGCGGTACCGCTCGACCCAGGTCCGGAAATACCCGTCTTCGAGCGGAACGTTGTTCTCCTCCTTGCACGCGCGCACGCAGTTTCCCGAGCCGATGCACGCGTCGACGTCGATGGTCATGCCCCACCAGTGATCGGCGATCCGGTAGTTCGGCGCCTGCTCCGGGGCTCCGGCCACGATGTACTCCCAGGCCACCGTGGCGGCGCCGGTCAGCAGGACGTACCGCGTCGACTGCTTCAAGAATGCGCGGCGGTTCTGGTCCACGAACCCTCCTGACGTGCCTTATCCTTCGTCGTCCTCGTCGGTCCGCGGCCGGTGCGGCCGATGGCAGCTGGCGCACTTGTCGGTGTCCCCGTGATCGCCCACCCGCACCTGGGGCTGGAACGCGGGCCGCGCCGTGATTTCGAGATGGCAGCCGAGACAGAGCTTGTCGGCGGTGACCAGGGGCACCGGGGTATCGGGTGCGTCTTCTCCCGCGTCTCTCTTCTTCTGGTTGATCGCGTGGAGGGCCAGCGGTCCGTGGCAGGATTCGCACCGCAGGACGGAATGCCTGTTGTCACTCACCGGATCGGCCGGCGGCGCCGCGGGGTCGGCGAATTCGTTCTCGTACTTCCCGCGGTGGCAGTCGACGCAGGAGGCGTTGCCGGCGTAGGCGATCGGACGGGCCCTCGCCTCGTCGATCGCCCCGGCCCGATAGAACCCGAGGGTGCCGAAGTCCGCTGGAATGAGCTCCCGCCGCGCGATCAGGAAGGCCACGATTCCCACCAGGAAGACGGTGGCTACGCGCTTGACGTGACCCGCGTGCCGAAAGCGACCGCGCATGGGCGTCACTCCTCTGTCGGTGGACGTCTCCGGTTTGCGCACCGCCGTGCAAGAGGCAAACCAGCGTCTCTCAGGCGGTGCGGACGGCCGCGCACGCGGCCAGGCGCGCCGGCCCCCCCACCGGGAACCGGAAATATCCCGCAGTCGTGCGAAGAATTCCGCTCCGCCAGCGGTCGCCGAATCACGCGCACCCTCGGCGCGGCGGCCGGCCGGCGCTGGCACGGAGTCTGCCTGACGCCGCCGGAAGGAGAACGCCGTCATGATGCGGAATCTCGCGCCGCTGCTCGGACTCGTGGGGCTGATGGCGCTTCCGGTGTCCGCGCAGAACGCCAGCCTCGTCGAGGCGGGCAAGGCGGTGTACTCGAGCAAGAAATGCGCAAGGTGCCACATGGTGGCCGGCAAGGGCTACAAGAACGGCAAGCTTGACGGCGTGGCGTCGAAGGTCAGCGCGGACGATCTGCGGAAGTGGCTGACGGCGCCGCGCGAGATGGAGGCGAAGCTGGAGAAGAAGCCGAAGGTCAGGATGTCGTCGAGAAAGAACATGACATTGACCGAGGCTGAAGTGTCGGCGCTGGTCGCGTACTTGATGACGCTGAAGTAGCGGAAGCAATGGCGAACGAGGAGGGAGAACCGGAATGACGCGAACACTCGGAGCAATCGCCGTCGCCGTGGTGTTGGCCGGGGGGACCGCGCTGGCGGGTCAGTCGCCGGATCCGAAAGCGGCGGCCGCCGGCAGGAAGCTGTACGTGACCTACAAGTGTGACAAGTGCCACACGATTGCCGGGCGCGGCACCAAGAAGGCGAACGGCGAGCTTGACAGTGTGGGCGCGGAGCTCACCGCCGCGGAGATCAAGAAGTGGCTGACCAGTCCGGCCGAGATGGAGGCCACCCTGAAGAAGCCGCCCAAGGGTACCGATGCCATGTCGAACGCCCTCAAGACCAAGGGCATCGAGCCGGGAGAGATCGATTTGCTGGTGGCGTACCTGCAGACGCTGACCAGGAAGAAGTAGCCCGCGCCAGTCTTCGCGCCGATCCGCCGCCCGGGGGTCAGGTCTGCAAACCAGCCGAACTCGGC
This window harbors:
- a CDS encoding ABC transporter permease, translating into MDFRYALRSLGKQPQFTFVAVLTLALGIGANAAIFSLVYRALLRPLPYRDAGRLVFIWNSGKDGGRTNVAIPDYLDRRADAPAIEDATLFTPRNATLSAAGRPEQLVALAVTPSFFSTLGRGPALGRAFTADEAVPGANRRVILTDAAWRGRFGGDPGIIGRSIQLDGEPHEIVGVLPADLDLPLRDVALLTPFAFTPGQMSDQARGNEFSFMIARLRPGATIDQLNAQMRAIVSRLIDRLPARAAYMRNSGFTGVAVPLREQLVGEARTPLLLLQGGVLLVLLIACANVASLLLMRATGRGSELAIRSSLGASPWRIVRQLLVEGTVLSALGGAAGLAVAVFAVRGLAAMVADQIPSASGAAVDPAALAFTAAVALLTGVVFGVVPSLTVLRGATATALKEHAGRASPGRRTRTARAALIVAEIAVAVTLVAGAGLLMKSFARVTRVDPGFASERVLSAQLALPRARYRDAAAMRAFWSRLLGELRGIPGVRAAALTGAVPFSGQDGSGTYRIVDRPIAPTDPPPHAFLNTVGGDFFRALEIPLRAGRVFNDGDTASASRVVVIDELLARRHFAGADPIGRQLNFDSPRNYTIVGVVGTINQGDLARPVPEERIYFNVGQVAQSVMGIVVKTSVDPASIAPQLRAAVQTVDPEQAISQVRPLDEWRRRSLQPRRTPTVLLALFGAAALVLSAIGIYGVLSSAVAERRRELAIRQALGAGPGSILTLVLGEGLRTTVAGIALGIGGAALLTRYLQSLLFGVTPRDATVFAASAGVLAAVALLACYVPARRATRVDPIAALRDV
- a CDS encoding RNA-binding protein, whose amino-acid sequence is MGRRLYVGNLPFTAGEAELQELFAGAGAVESVKVMRDMATGRARGFAFVEMATDEDAQRAIDTLHNKDFGGRNLTVNEARPRAERSEGGGGYRGGGGYGGGGGYGGGGGYGGGGGGGRGGRREPRW
- the nrfD gene encoding NrfD/PsrC family molybdoenzyme membrane anchor subunit; amino-acid sequence: MPGVEGFIYPNEIELQWSVLIVIYPFLTGLVAGAFILASLERVFNVAAVRPTYRLALLTALAFLIVAPLPLQMHLGHPERSFEMMITPHTDSAMAMFGFVYLWYLMGVLVLEIWFDYRLYLVQTWKASTGVRRWFYGALTLWSDDVSPEALRLDDRLGRIITIVGIPSAFLLHGYVGFIFGSVKANPWWSTPLMPVVFLFSAIVSGIAIVMLLYMALSWRRGTRIDMVCLDTIARYLFYAFVIDFSLETLDLIHRIYEAGDSFGALDFMVKTRLFVSHIVVQICLGTIAPILMLAAVQLVRFNDVARRRIYAVAGTLTLIGIFAMRWNVVIGGQLFSKSLLGYTTYKMGFATREGLLPAIVIMLLPFAILAVLLKVLPPWSDKEQLSGHEA
- a CDS encoding 4Fe-4S dicluster domain-containing protein, with product MDQNRRAFLKQSTRYVLLTGAATVAWEYIVAGAPEQAPNYRIADHWWGMTIDVDACIGSGNCVRACKEENNVPLEDGYFRTWVERYRVDPADPEHPLVDSPNGGYDGFPQIDNPGGRFKTFFVPKMCNHCADSPCTQVCPVGATFDSPDGVVLVDKERCVGCRYCVQACPYGCRFIDPRTHTADKCTLCYHRITQGLTTACAEVCPTGARKLVDFKDPKDPVHEFLRTHRIHVLKPELATGAKVYYNGLDGAVR
- a CDS encoding cytochrome c3 family protein, translating into MRGRFRHAGHVKRVATVFLVGIVAFLIARRELIPADFGTLGFYRAGAIDEARARPIAYAGNASCVDCHRGKYENEFADPAAPPADPVSDNRHSVLRCESCHGPLALHAINQKKRDAGEDAPDTPVPLVTADKLCLGCHLEITARPAFQPQVRVGDHGDTDKCASCHRPHRPRTDEDDEG
- a CDS encoding cytochrome c, encoding MRNLAPLLGLVGLMALPVSAQNASLVEAGKAVYSSKKCARCHMVAGKGYKNGKLDGVASKVSADDLRKWLTAPREMEAKLEKKPKVRMSSRKNMTLTEAEVSALVAYLMTLK
- a CDS encoding cytochrome c; amino-acid sequence: MTRTLGAIAVAVVLAGGTALAGQSPDPKAAAAGRKLYVTYKCDKCHTIAGRGTKKANGELDSVGAELTAAEIKKWLTSPAEMEATLKKPPKGTDAMSNALKTKGIEPGEIDLLVAYLQTLTRKK